ATATAGACAATAACAAGACAAATTTGGACAagaaaatgggttttttttttttgcctattacttgagaggaaagagagaagaaatggtGTCTTGTTGCAGAGCAAGAAAGAAATACATAAGCACTTTGTGAAAGTGAGGCTTACTTTATTGGTTTTGCACTCCATGTAACTCCACACGTTGCATAGCATCATCGAACCCACCCTCCACCAATTCATCAACGGTAAGGAAAACTTCCAACTCCATCACTATCCCACATTACTTGGCGTCGCTGCTACCCTCTCTTGCCAATTATGCCACATGAGATGACCAGCGTCTACATCAGTGATTCCTGATTGAAATTGACCAGatagactcaattaataaaatttttcaaattttaaaattaaattgacacgaTGTTCAACTCGACTCTCATTTTGTTACAAATGTAACTCTCTGTTATTTTTTCTATTAGCATGGCAATGCACATAACTTTTAATGGGTCAAAATTATcgtcttctttatttttataaaatctctcTTTCACCTTTAATTGctgtaaaaattaaatatacatatatacatatatacatatatatatatatatatagaaaatgggataaaactaatttaactgAAATTCtaataatataattaataaaaaccaatgatactaaaaaatgaaaaaatgttaaaatttggtaaatacatacaatttaatataaataaaataggtattttaaagaaataaacacaAATGGAATAAATAGGGAAAAGACCTCAATAACAAAAAGGtcaaatcacaaatttatattGACTAATGGAAATAATGATTGATTAATAAAATGGGTAATTCTAAATTCACTCTAAAAATGGCTTCATCCACACCCTAGAGGATGGAAAAGACAGAAATTATTCAACTCATGGGTCACATTCCTCACTTTCTTTGTCTCCAATAGATCTTCATTTTTCACCTGTTAACCTCTATTttcattgacaaaaaaaaaacaatattttgttttttttttaatttccctcTCCTAATAATGGTAGGCAATGGGcccacttttttaaaaaaaaaaaatgtttaaaagttgTTTTTGTGAAAGTTGAGCCTCTCACTGAAATTCCCAATGACAAGCTAAAATATTGTGAAATGCCTGTTATTGATGGAGGAAAGTAACTTGATAAATCCAATAAAAAGCCACAAGATAGAGGAGAAcaagaaaaatttgaacaagAAAATGGGTGTTTTTTTGGGCTTGTTActtgagaggaaagagagaaaaaatggtGTCTCGTTGCAGAGCAAGAAAGAGATACATAAGCACTTCATGAAAGCAAGGCTTGCTTTATCGGTTTTGCACTCTATGTAACTCCACACATTGCATAGCATCAGACCCACCCTCCACCAATTCACCAATGGTAAGGAAAACCTTCGACTCCATCACTATCCCACATTACTCATCATCGCTGCTACCCTCTTCGCCAATTATGCCACGTGAGATTACTAGTATTCACATCAGCGATTCATCGAAATTGACCAAACAGAttcaattgatcaaatttgaaaaattttaaaattaaattggcacgATGTTCAACTTGACTCTCATTTTGTTACAAATGTAACTCTCTGTTATTTTTTCTATTAGCATGGCAATGCACATAACTTTTAATGGGTCAAaattaactttatttttataaaatctctcTTTCACCTTTAATTGTTgtaaaaagtatatatatactaaacaatgaaaaaatgttaaaatttggTAAATACATACactttaatataaataaaataggtattttaaagaaataaacacaAATGGAATAAATAGGGAAAAGACCTCAATAACAAAAAGGTCAAATCACAAATCTCATTATGTAGTATATTGACTAATGGAAATAatgattgattaaaaaaatgggTAATTCTAAATTCACTCTAAAAATGGCTTCATCCACCCCTTAGAGGATGGACAAGACAGAAATTATTCAACTCATGAGTCACATTCCTCACTTTCTTTGTCTCCACTAGATCTTCATTCTTAACCTATTAACCTCTATtttcaccgaccaaaaaaaaacactattttgtttttatttcccTCTCCTAATAATGGTAGGCAATGGGCccactttttttataaaaaaaaaaattaaagttgttTTTGCGAAAGTCAAGCCTCTCAGTGGAATTCCCAATGACAAGCTCAAATATTGTGAAATGTCCATTATTGATGGAGGAAAGTAACTCGATAAAATCCAATAAAAAGCCACAAGATAGAGGAGAACAAGAAAATGGGTGTTTTTTTGGGGCCTGTTACttgagaggagaaagagaagaaatgaTATCAATATGCAAAGCAAGAAAGAGATACATAAAGCACTTCGTGAAAGTGAGACAAGCTTTATAGGTTTCACACTCCATGTACCTCCAAGCACTACAAGAACATCGAACGCACCCCCACCAAATCACCAACAGCAAGACCACCCTCCAACTCTGCCACTGTCCCACATCACTTGCCGTCATTACTACCTTCTTTGCCACAACCGACCCCACCCCCTCTAAGTCCCAACTTCAACGCCTGCACTTACAATCCTCTGACTGCCTCCTTGGCCTTGCTGCCCCCAGCTCCTCCATTGTTCAAGAAATATTCCcctatgttttttttctctttcttaatgATACGATGTCACTCTTCATTTAACTTCGTAACCGAGTGCCAGATCAAATTCTTATGCCACGAACAATACAACTagacaaaaataatataaaacaaCTATTCAAATGGCTACAATCAAACTCTCGGCACCGAGATCACCAAGCAAACAGCTACAAGGATTCTAGCTGAGCGACCTCACCCCGAGCAACGCCGGCTTCGAGCTCAAAGCAGGCGAGTGAGGTTTGGCAAGGCGGGGGCATAATTTTAGGAGCAGAACACACGCCATCTCGGGGGACTTACTTGTAATTTCACCTCTGCTtctcattttactttttatttatttttttccggTTTCATGCATCTTGTCAAATTCCAGGAGCTCCCCCCTTCCTCCATTAGGAAGCTTCGGGTCCCAGCTGTACTCCAGAAAATTGGCGAATAAGCGCTTTCTGGCGTACGGACCCCGTCGCGCGGGCCTCCCTCGCCGCGTGTACCCGCAACACGCCGCCACGTCATCCCTCCCCACGTGTTGAAAAATAAACCGGGAAAGGAGACCCTCTGAATCCGCGGGGCCATGCTTGGCTGGCAAGTGCGTGCCAAGTCAGCATCGCCCCACGTTTGACGACGCCTATATGAACCCTTTcgcactccctctctctctcccgccgAGAACGATTCATGAAGAAGTCCAAGTCCAAGCGACCCAAGCTGGACCCGCCCCCGCctctgctgctgccgccgcGGGCGGAGGACCACCCCTCTCCACCGCGGCGCTGCCTCCTCACTCACGAGCAAGAGCTCTCTGTTATGGTCGCCACTCTGGCCGAGGTCATCTCTGGCACTCCGTCGGCTCGCAGCGGCAGCGGTGAAGATCCCGCAGACCCCGCCTCAGGGTCGGGCGGGCTAGTCACGTGTCGCGAGTGCGGGATCGAGGGCTGCCTCGGGTGCAGCTATTTCCCACCGACGCTTGAGCGCGGTGGCGCCTCCTCCTCTCAAGCGGAGGCGAGTTCCACGCACGGGCAGTCCGCGTCGAACGCGGCGGGCGGGTCGGGCCATGCACCTGTAGCAGCTGACGCAAGTCAAGAGTACGGAGCGAGGAAGAATCGCTATCGGGGCGTGCGGCAACGGCCATGGGGGAAATGGGCGGCGGAGATCCGCGACCCACGGCGCGGGGCTCGGGTCTGGCTCGGGACCTTCGACACTGCAGAGGAGGCGGCCCGCGCATACGACAACGCGGCCATCGAGTTCCGGGGCCCCCGAGCGAAGCTCAACTTCCCCGTCGTCGATCACAGCCTGTGGGAGAGCAGCGCGCCTTCCTTGCTGGAGAGGCGGGAGATCACTCCGAACGAGAGCGAGCAATATCCAGAGACGGAGCGCGCGCCGGCAGAGGCGGAACAGGGGAATGCCAGGGGGAGCGAGCTTTGGGAAGTGTTCGGCGACGACGAGATACAGCAGTGGATGACGACGATCGGCTTCGGAAGTGACCATTCATCGGATTCATCGAACGGAAATGGCCACAGTTCTTGAGTTCCCAGTTCTTGAGTTCCCGGGCTTTCGTCTGTTAATGTTATCCGTTCCCATGTTGCTGCTTTTTCTACTGTTCATCGCTTGAATCCGAGAAATTAAGGCTCTTTGCAATAAAATtcgttgcattttttttcagaaattatgcAAAGATTGCTTGACAAACCTGTCAAAACAgaccaccgcccgcggtggccgcAATGGTTAAAGTTTGGTACCCCATCCGCAGGGGGAAAGGTTCGAGACTCCGCATCCGCGTTGCAAAAATGCGCGATTCACTTGTGGCTGGGTCTGGGTGGTGGGCGATTCACCTGTGGCTAGGTCTGTGGTAGTAGCGCGATCCACCCTGAGTTTACTCTCCGCCACGGCGGCGCACGTTCACGCagtcgccaaaaaaaaaaaaaaaaaaaacctgtcaAAACAGGTCATACACCCATTTTCGTACCCCAAATTTAATGggtttatttattaaatgaattaattatattcaatcAATGGATTTAGAAAGATAAAACTCAAAAATAACGTGAAAGTAAATTATATCTATAATTTATTTAGACCTCATATATCTATAAATTTCTACTTACTTTTTCACGCTCTTTCTTTATCCTGTGTTCACTCACTCTGTGTTCTTACCTCAATTTAGGATTGATAttcataaatttaattaaatgaaaaaggtATGTTAACAATATGAATTGATAGGGTATAATTTGAATTGGGCACGCGCCACTTGAAAATTTATGGACCGAggatatcttattttcttcgaACGCTTGGTTGACCAGTTGACCAGAAGACCCCGCGATTGGTCGGCAGATATTCCCGTGGGACTCACGACCGAGATCTCACCTGACCGAGGTGGTGGGGCCCAGTGACTATTTTCTCCGGCCACTGCCACCGCACGTGCTTGAAAAGACTTCCAGTGTGAACTGGGGGCGGATTTAGAGCACGTGGAGAAAAACGACCCGGGTCGACGCACGTGGGGGGCAAAAGGGGGACGGCCCCCTCGGCCACGTCGATGATGACGTCAAGATCGACCCAGGGCTTTTCCCTTTAGGGACCAAgcgaacccaaaaaaaagaacacgtGATTATTAAGGGGGGTGGACTGGTGCGACGGCGCTTCGGGAGGGTGCGGTGCTTATCATCGAGACGAGAAACGTAAGAGCTTTTCAAGCACGTGATTTATGGTGTGACTTGCCAACTTGATTAGCGCCTAATGAAGTTGGAGAGGGAGGTCGGTGATTGTGAGAGTTTCGTGCACAGCACATTTACCGAGCAACGTGATGGGGGCATGTTACATGATTTCTTCTGAAATCATGGCCTATGTCATGAACCTAATGTAGCTAGATATTCCTTTGAATTGGTTGAACCTAATCGGGGAAAAGGAAATAGCACAGTCGACATAGGTTGCGTTCGGTAGATGTGCATTTTGTGTAAAGCGACTTTGaagtaaaaagaacaaagaaaaaagaaatgaagagaggGACCAACTCGAGGTCGGTGAGGGTGGCTCTCACTTGAGGCTAACGGGTCGCTGACCATTGACTTGGCTCAATAATGGCTGATAGAGTGAAGAAGggagaaagataaaagaaaaaggaacaagagaaaagggaagaaaaagtaaagaaggaaatagaagaaaagaaaaaatgaaaaataaaatattattaaaaattattcacatcagcATCGACCATACCATGTAAACAATTGATGTTCACATTAGTGATTATAACTAAAATTGATCAGATAAACTCTAttgacaaaacataaaaagttttatgacttaattgacatgcaaaaaaagggcaaaattaaaatgttcagaattaaattgataaaagtataataaattttttactttttagataattttttccaaaaatttgggtcggacagagaagagagagaagagcttcttaaaaaagggaaataaatgTTGAATTGAGGAGGATAAGAGCAAAATGAAGTGCTTTTGCCATCAAAAGTATGGATACTTCGTTGGGAGTGCATCAAGCAAAAGCAAAGTTGATCTTTATTCTAGCTTTGTGATGCTCCCtaaatcttttcctttcctttgtaGATTGTAAGCTCGAGCGATGGACCGTGTCACGAGATACTGAGGGTCCTTTATGGAATAGCATCATATACCTGCCAAAAGCAAGAACTCGAGTTGAAGTTGAAGGAGCTTTGGGAAATTGAGTAGTTGTTCCTAATATGTAAGGTGTGGCTATATAGGAAATGTGAGCTATGCTGATTTCGTGTTCTCTTGTTCATAGTTGGGATGATAGCACaaatgatccatgaacttttatcCAATACATAATgttgttcttgaattttgaatttgtgcGTTGTTGTGTTTAGATTTTAGCCTAATATATAAtgtcattttcataaatttttaatttatctaatatggttcttaaactattgataaatatttaatgtagttcttatattatatgaaaatattttaaaagttaGCGAATGTATTgcatattgagttaaaattcaaggattacgttaaacaaattaaaaattaagggaCAACATTGtatattgaatcaaaattcaagaatcatatGTCATTTTCTATTCTTAATCTTATGATGACTAGCTGTATCGCTTGGGAAGCCAACACAAAGTTTGATGTGGGTACACACACGAGGAAAGCGAGCACGACCAAGACAGCTCTCGCCGAGCATCAAGGCAAGTACATGGCCTCGATTGCTAAGAGATCTAAGCCATGATCTCGTGGATGCATATCCAAAAACATGCCATTGAAAGCACCTTTATAACATTGGATTCTCTGCACGTgctatatatattttatctcCTGCTTGGAGATAAGAAGTCTTTTCTTTAAGTTTCATCATATTGCTCATCTGGGTATCGATGTCTATTTGGCATGGTACCCTTATGGTGATCTTTTAAATTGTGCATTTGCTTGAAACAATTCAGAAGCAACTGTTTTCCGCCTTTGATTATCTCTCGATGACAATCCGATCGTTGCAAATAAACGTATCGAAGCCACTTTCATCTACTTGACAACGATGATTAGTGTTTTTTAAGCTATTAGCATCATCAGCACGTCGTTGATTATTGGTAAAAATCGCTGCACGTCTGGCTGTTCTTGAACGGATCTCATGGTCTTCTGCCacgttttcttgatttttctccCTCCTGCCGTTCCTGTCAGATTGtccaattctatttttctcGCAGGTGCTGATgctatttcgatttttttgtcTGGTGGGAccaccatctttttttctttttttttatcctttgtCATGGACGAGGTTGGACCACTTTTACTATATTTGCCTCAGTCAGCTTAAACATCACCGTACATCCACATGACAATGAATATAATATTCTTATTTATATCAAATAACTCGACTCATGCCACCTCATGGAAGTAGGTCGCAAATAGGGGTGTTAGGGGTCGAGTCAAGTTAGGTTTTCATAGTACTTGACTAGACCCAAAACTTTACAGGGGCACAATTGATTTGGCCCGGCTCGCACAAGACCTGAATATCATACAATCTCTAAAAATAAGTTGGGCGGACGTAGATCAGCTCGACTCAAATTTAGGTTTTTGTCTTTGTCATGCTcgcacaaagagagagaaggggactTCGGACTGCGCTTTATGGGTGTCAAAAAGCCTACATGGGCCTAACTTGGACCATAACAATACTAACATCTAAAATTCCCTATTCGAAGAAGATTAAGACTCAACCCCTAAGTTTTTCGACTGGACTAGGTCGGGTGGGGCCAAGGCGGGCTTTTTTTTACGGTTCAAGTCACAATCACATTTCATGTATGTATCATAATGTTGTCTTCTCCTCTTAACCTAGTGGGAAACCGTCTCAAGCGATGGGACATCTATTTCTTCTCGAAGTCTCTCATACCATGCTCGCACATGGGAGTTTGCTATTTGACAAATAAGCCATGGCATACACGTCTTCCCAGTTGGACTATTAAGGTGGCTCCCTGCTTTAACCATGTAGCGGAATTGGAATTCTAGATGTGCCGCCAGACGGAAAACCTATGGGGCACTTTAGTTTCATCCTTTTACATTGTACATGCCATCAATTGTTGGGGCCGATTGCCGATGAAAATAGagcaataatttataattctttgATATTAAGACGCATGATAACAATCATGGTCGTCAAAGTGTTATTTACCCCCACTATTattactttcaaatttaaaataaatatactttttagagatatatatataaatcacaGATAAATCACTTCAACAATTAttctatttctcttttggaatttcaatttaattgtGTCATGAAACTTGTGTGTGGAAAGGGAacaaaagagaattatgaagaaTAAGTTGATATTATTATGAATAGTTGTGATGaaaaatgtataatttgatGCTATTTACAGACAATCAAATAAGACATTTCTTGAACCTAGAGGTGAGTATGGTTTGGGTAGACAATTCCCACCTTGAAATCAAGAACCACTTACTAAGGattggttccaaaaaattggaatcatGAATTGTCCGTTGGTTTTATAGATTCACCCAAGAACCGAACCGCCGATCTAGTCCGACTCCCAGGTGGGTTCATGAAACCAGCCCCCCATCCCTCTAGAATTGCATCCATCAATTAATATCATGGAAACCTAGTTTGTAAATTAAACATTAGAGCTTGTTCAGCACTAACCATCTCTAAACgatctcctccatcttctttggttgtttattttgttttgactaAGAAAACAAGTAAATGAATTATTAGAATGAACAAAAAGTAGAGAGTTTAATCCTATTATGCATCCGAGAGACAAAATGAGTCAATAATGTCAAATActacaaatatatatgtacacatacattggtcaaaaaattacaaaataattaactaattgagttgaaatttctttttaaaaatatatatactagTCCAGTCTAGGTAGGCGGTTCCACACTCGGAACCAAGAACCAAATCAATACTCACTAGTTCTAGCAAATTGGAatcgagaaccggaccggtccCTATGAGAACCGCTAGTTCCAGACTAGTCTGAGTGATATGGGTGGTTCCCAGTTTCTTTGCACACCTCTACTTGTCTCCACCATCATCACTTTATATGATTAACCATAGTCACTTTTCATGATCCATCATCACCTCTTATAATGTCAATAATGATTTCTTTTCATATCCAACAATCATCTCTTTTTATATAACAAAAATTTCAACACTAATCAAATGCAAGCATAACAACATTAATATCACCATGTACGTGTCACCGTAAGATTAACATGGACCTCTCCTTATCATAATGCATCAATAGACAGTACATTCTAATCACTTTTAGCAGATTAAAGctaataggatttttttttttaacagtagCTAGTAGGATTGATATCGCGCTTTTAAACTCAGCCCACCACTAACCGGACACTTGATTTTGAGAGCAATTGTATTATTGTCCAAAGGctcttgttaaattatatcttGAGTTTGAGTGTTTGCAAAATGTGATTCGCAtggataaaaattttattatttgatcgtgaagatattttttttagtgaagataatattcaagatcatgcacaagaaaagaaattcgatttttttttttttttggggttttggATGTTTTCAATCTACTGAAGAAGCTTCGTTGGATTCCTTGAAcgtttacaaaaaaaatgaaatatatgagataaaagaaaaaaggaaagaaaaatgaaggttTTCTTCCCCTCAATGAAAGGAGCGAATCCATGTTGAAGAAAAGAACCCACGGTGGAGCCCAAAGTCAAAGTTTTGACTTAAGGCTAGGTTTCTTTTATCAACATAAGGAGCTGCACGTAAGAGTAGCCGCAAGTTTTCAGAAGTCGCACGAAGAAAAAAACGTGTGGAGCTGCAAGACTAGAGAGCCGCAAGACTTGATGCGTGAAGCCTTGAACAAGAACGCGAAGCCGTACATACATGGACGGTGGACCAAAGACGAACGCtggaattcttgattttgtcgacagaaatcaaatcaacaaaagactAATACTACACCCAATGCCTCAATTTCTTCCTATGTAAAATGACCATGGAGCTCACGCAACTTCCATCCAGATTCTGAATCATCCCATCGTTCCTCTTCTTTCTAATTCCATTATGGTTCCTCTGCCAAGAAGAGTTATCATATTATTAGTCTAGGGTTTATCTTTTTAaccatagaatttattttgaacTTGAACGCGCGGTAATTTTGTGCAGTAAATTTATGTCCAAGtgggttgtttatttataaatacttttgGTTTGAACTTAAATTTATGTGGGAAACACTCAAGCGTGTGAGCAATTATAAACTCTGATTTTctgattatagtgaattatttgctgTTGGCTCTCCCCATAAACGTAGGTATCGATATttggaccgaaccacgtaaatttatgatattcttattatttctcatttatttctctggaGTTTGCATCTAAATTGTTAGATTATGTCGTTTCCGCGTAATATATTCCAATAGATCTAAATTTCTAAATTTGCTAATAAGTCccttaaatttttggatttcaCCATCATTATCAAAGAACCTTCTCTCAATCTCGCCCGCTATTACAAATTTATTAGTTAGAGCTATTTCAAGCTATCCAACCTCCATGAACTTCTTATTTATATGAAATGAGTCCCATATTaagataaaattataaaatagcCCCTTAATTTATTGATTCACTGATTTATTCAATCTTGAGTACTTTTAGTGATTTATATGTCCGAAAAATCAAGTACAATTCATCAAAATGTTCATAAATAAGTAATCAGCCCATAAAGTTTCTAGCTTTAAATAATGAGACCACAATACAAATTAGTCGTTATTCtataaaattggattttttactTGGTTTCATTTCCTTTGATTAATCTAACTTAGTCATTAATAAAATGTCAGTGTTCATAGAGGCATTCAAATTCTGTGAATTTACCTTTTTACCCTTGTATtactcaaattaaaattttaccattgacacgcataaaaatattttctagcacCTTCATTCATCAAAGT
This Eucalyptus grandis isolate ANBG69807.140 chromosome 7, ASM1654582v1, whole genome shotgun sequence DNA region includes the following protein-coding sequences:
- the LOC104455366 gene encoding ethylene-responsive transcription factor ERF109-like, which encodes MKKSKSKRPKLDPPPPLLLPPRAEDHPSPPRRCLLTHEQELSVMVATLAEVISGTPSARSGSGEDPADPASGSGGLVTCRECGIEGCLGCSYFPPTLERGGASSSQAEASSTHGQSASNAAGGSGHAPVAADASQEYGARKNRYRGVRQRPWGKWAAEIRDPRRGARVWLGTFDTAEEAARAYDNAAIEFRGPRAKLNFPVVDHSLWESSAPSLLERREITPNESEQYPETERAPAEAEQGNARGSELWEVFGDDEIQQWMTTIGFGSDHSSDSSNGNGHSS